One Anaerolineae bacterium genomic window carries:
- a CDS encoding LysM peptidoglycan-binding domain-containing protein: protein MRRARLLLSVSLILILVVAMTVGCTRHRPRPTPTPVGELSTELTPTPAPTLSRPEPTFTPTMAAEEIASPAGEAPTPVPTPTSAVPPIEKTAEYTVQPGDTLFSIAQRLRTDVDTLRRLNRLSEDTISAGQVLQVPAGALTAASTATPVPGQVIEHVVQRGEYLAIIANKYGVSVSSIVRANNLRNANFVYPGQKLIIPAPGTTMTAPTPTRTAGSAASGKIHVVRRGETLQSIALKYGVTVRELSAANRIRNPNLIYVGQRLVIP, encoded by the coding sequence ATGCGCCGCGCGAGACTTCTGTTGTCGGTTTCCCTCATCCTGATCCTCGTCGTGGCGATGACCGTAGGATGCACACGCCATCGCCCCAGGCCCACGCCGACCCCAGTCGGAGAGCTGTCTACCGAGTTGACGCCAACCCCAGCGCCTACCCTCAGCCGGCCCGAGCCGACCTTCACTCCCACCATGGCAGCCGAGGAAATCGCTTCGCCAGCTGGGGAAGCTCCCACCCCTGTACCCACCCCTACGTCCGCCGTACCGCCTATCGAGAAGACAGCAGAGTACACAGTCCAGCCAGGGGATACCCTCTTCTCGATCGCCCAGCGTCTGAGGACGGATGTAGACACGTTAAGGCGGTTGAATCGCCTGAGTGAGGATACGATCTCAGCAGGCCAGGTGTTGCAAGTGCCAGCGGGCGCGTTGACGGCCGCTTCGACGGCCACGCCTGTCCCCGGACAGGTTATCGAACATGTCGTTCAGCGGGGGGAATACTTGGCGATCATCGCCAACAAATACGGCGTGTCGGTGAGCTCGATCGTAAGGGCTAACAATCTGCGCAACGCCAACTTTGTCTATCCAGGTCAGAAGCTGATCATCCCTGCGCCGGGCACAACGATGACAGCACCTACGCCAACCCGCACGGCTGGTTCTGCTGCCTCCGGCAAGATTCACGTCGTCCGGCGCGGCGAGACGCTCCAAAGCATCGCGCTAAAGTACGGCGTCACAGTGCGTGAGCTTTCTGCGGCGAATCGCATCCGCAATCCCAACTTGATCTACGTGGGTCAACGGCTAGTCATCCCGTGA
- a CDS encoding SPFH domain-containing protein has product MGKLISALLFSLVVGGGVTALIAGATGRRSVRGPAWRNAFLAGLAAFLAAFGTLAVLDSFTQVQYGTVAVVTQFGAVKGVFKPGLNWKVPFIQSTIVYRTQEIVYETVDPMEIELSQADYRDSEVDTATSDGQQIRARYTVRFFIEPDRATDIAQRLGPEDRVVEKVVKATSRVHVRNILKRYAASQLYSGNVEAAQSEIEERLRSEFSKAGLELTFFGLRSIVFTDAYKEAVEKKQIEAENIKTKENLAKQAEFEKQRIITEAQAEAERQRLERTGIAQGEAEAIRLKAQAEADAIRLKAEAQAEANRKIAASLTPAMIQWQAVQSWNGNYPLVMGTAGQFILPGDLFTPSSRSP; this is encoded by the coding sequence ATGGGGAAGCTAATCAGCGCGCTCTTGTTCTCACTGGTGGTTGGCGGAGGGGTGACAGCGTTGATTGCTGGGGCAACGGGACGTCGCAGCGTGCGCGGGCCGGCCTGGCGCAACGCATTCCTGGCCGGTCTTGCTGCGTTTCTGGCGGCCTTCGGGACGCTGGCTGTGTTGGACTCCTTCACCCAGGTGCAATACGGCACTGTCGCCGTGGTCACGCAGTTCGGCGCAGTGAAGGGAGTGTTTAAGCCGGGCTTGAACTGGAAAGTTCCTTTCATCCAAAGCACCATCGTTTACCGCACCCAGGAGATCGTTTACGAGACCGTGGATCCGATGGAAATAGAGCTGTCGCAGGCAGATTACCGGGATAGCGAGGTGGACACAGCCACGTCTGACGGGCAACAGATCCGAGCGCGCTACACGGTGCGCTTCTTCATCGAGCCAGACCGGGCGACGGACATCGCGCAGCGGTTGGGGCCAGAGGATCGTGTGGTGGAGAAGGTGGTAAAGGCGACCAGCCGCGTCCACGTGCGCAACATCCTCAAGCGATACGCGGCCAGTCAGCTCTATTCAGGTAATGTAGAAGCGGCCCAATCAGAGATCGAGGAGCGGTTGCGCAGCGAGTTCAGCAAGGCCGGCCTGGAGCTCACCTTCTTCGGCCTGCGCTCTATCGTCTTCACCGACGCTTACAAAGAGGCCGTGGAGAAGAAACAAATCGAGGCGGAGAACATTAAGACCAAGGAGAACTTGGCCAAACAGGCCGAGTTTGAGAAGCAGCGCATCATCACCGAGGCACAGGCCGAAGCCGAGCGACAACGGCTGGAGCGCACTGGGATCGCTCAGGGCGAAGCGGAGGCAATCAGGCTCAAAGCGCAGGCTGAAGCGGACGCCATCCGGCTGAAGGCGGAAGCCCAAGCCGAGGCCAATCGGAAGATCGCTGCCAGCCTCACACCGGCGATGATCCAATGGCAGGCGGTGCAGTCCTGGAATGGCAACTACCCATTGGTGATGGGAACTGCCGGGCAATTTATCCTGCCAGGTGATTTATTCACTCCATCCTCTCGCTCGCCTTAA
- a CDS encoding Vms1/Ankzf1 family peptidyl-tRNA hydrolase, translating into MIDERAIQELVSFQVNGASVLSLYLNVDPYRRTREKYKLALRRLLESVAHQADPRDLTRVERYVDLEYNWQGKAVACFSCEAAGFWRAFPLLLPREDLVFVGDRPYVKPLTDIMERYAVALVNREGARLFVFYMGALQEATEMAGEDVKRHRAGGWAAQRYQRHEDVTAQRNLREAAERTEAFCRQHKCDRLILGGTETNVALFEELLPSTLRERVIGRISVDKDASPAEVNERALDVVQAYLAQSESALVDQVITAAAKGGAAVIGLADTLGMLHEGRLRHLVVEQGYRAPAYLCQGCRYMTVEPIGRCPFCGSEMAFLPDAVDHLIHHAIRQGLDVTIVGGNEALQRAGHIGALLRY; encoded by the coding sequence ATGATAGACGAACGGGCAATTCAAGAGCTGGTCAGCTTTCAAGTGAACGGGGCCTCCGTCTTAAGCCTCTATCTGAATGTAGACCCATACCGACGGACGCGTGAAAAGTACAAGCTGGCCTTACGACGACTGCTGGAAAGCGTGGCCCATCAGGCAGACCCGCGAGATCTGACCCGGGTGGAGCGCTATGTTGACCTGGAATATAACTGGCAGGGAAAGGCTGTAGCCTGCTTTAGCTGTGAAGCTGCAGGCTTCTGGCGAGCGTTTCCGCTTCTGCTCCCTCGTGAAGACCTGGTCTTTGTAGGGGATCGACCCTACGTCAAACCGTTGACCGATATCATGGAACGGTACGCGGTGGCGCTCGTCAACCGTGAGGGCGCCCGGCTTTTTGTCTTCTACATGGGGGCCCTGCAAGAGGCCACCGAGATGGCAGGTGAGGACGTGAAGCGTCATCGAGCTGGCGGTTGGGCAGCGCAGCGCTACCAGCGACATGAAGATGTGACAGCTCAACGTAACCTACGCGAGGCAGCCGAGCGGACGGAAGCCTTCTGCCGACAACACAAGTGCGATCGCCTAATTCTGGGCGGAACCGAGACCAATGTGGCCCTGTTTGAAGAGCTGCTCCCCTCAACCCTGCGTGAGCGAGTGATCGGCCGCATCAGTGTGGATAAAGACGCCTCGCCAGCCGAGGTCAACGAGCGTGCTCTAGATGTGGTACAGGCCTACCTGGCCCAGAGCGAGTCCGCGCTGGTGGATCAGGTGATCACCGCCGCGGCCAAGGGGGGGGCTGCGGTGATCGGGCTGGCGGATACGCTTGGAATGTTACACGAAGGCCGATTGCGCCACCTCGTCGTCGAGCAGGGATATCGTGCCCCGGCTTACCTGTGCCAGGGATGCCGTTATATGACCGTGGAGCCCATCGGGCGGTGTCCTTTCTGTGGCAGCGAGATGGCTTTCTTGCCCGATGCCGTAGATCATCTGATCCATCACGCGATCAGGCAAGGGCTGGACGTTACCATCGTAGGAGGAAACGAGGCCTTGCAGCGAGCAGGGCACATCGGAGCCCTCCTCCGCTATTGA